A window of the Elusimicrobiota bacterium genome harbors these coding sequences:
- a CDS encoding IPT/TIG domain-containing protein, with product MAELQGYSYKWQRDGVDYSADGSASITMNANHTMTFFNMPPPPTITSITPISGLNNATVSITNLTGTKFVSGATVKLTKAGQNDIAATAVGFMSSTQLTCTLPITGAVPGQWNVVVTNPDGQSGTLTNGFMVNAPYPTVTSIDPGLGTNNASLSITNLAGTGFYIGASVKLTQTGQADITAANIVVVNDTKITCDLPLNGAAIGQWNVIVANADTRSGALNNGFFVKAVPPTITSIAPAQGPNTGVVSITNLAGTSFLTGAAVKLTKTGQSDIPGTSVNVNAITSATITCTFDLTGAATGQWNVTVTNPDNNFVTLNNGFTVSLPAPVLSSVNPTSGLNTGSVTGAQLGGSYFISGAIVKLTKTGQSDIAVTGVVFVGPAQLTCTFPITGAVPGLWNVVVTNSDGQTNTLSNSFMVNAPYPTVASIDPSSGTNTGSLNISNLAGTNFYTGASVKLTKSGQTDIIATNVTVVSDTKITCTLLLNGAAIGLWNVVVTNADTRSGTLSNGFTVKAVPPTMTSIAPAQGVSTGTVSITNLAGTGFLSGAVVKLSKTGQTDITATSVNVVTAAKITCIFDLTNAATGTWNVTVTNLDNNSATLAGSFTVRLPAPAVSSVNPASGLNYTPLSGVIVNGSYFLSGATVKLAKAGQSDIAATDVVFVNSTQLTCTLPLTISMVPGQWNVVVTNTDAQSGTLGNGFNATVDATPPAGVPSTPSAGVVYTSSTIITFNWDQGTATDPESGIAGYYLQVGHNSALPANIFDGYVGNVFSKTFTGEGAYYARVRAKNPYDLYGNYSPWSAGAFIDTTPPSAPVVESPTNPSSAVTYISAAVTFNLSAQDTSGIAGYYYKIDQLTGTMPDNVSCAYFTGAATSTVLSAGAWYAHFVAVDMAGNIGVNEGHFNIHIGSAINPSQDNVFQAGDGATVAIPAGTLSAAADILISVPSSVPPAPRDATSKDTGISEEIKLSNAALTLQKNITISLPYTYSQVSTADEDSLKLSYYNTAKVRWEIIYDSVVDKIKKTVTAVVNHLSLFKIVAYTPQNGELASVGNYPNPFTAGRGGTTKIHYSLKADSSVDIRIYDLLGKPVWHKTLPSGAVGGSIGVNDVAWDGKNDKGAYVGAGAYICIVKAGSEKKTIKVAVK from the coding sequence ATGGCGGAATTACAAGGGTACAGCTATAAATGGCAGCGCGACGGCGTGGATTATTCAGCTGATGGAAGTGCTTCTATAACAATGAATGCCAACCATACGATGACGTTTTTTAATATGCCTCCGCCCCCGACCATAACATCAATAACGCCCATTTCAGGCCTCAACAACGCAACTGTAAGCATAACGAACCTTACGGGCACAAAATTTGTCAGCGGCGCAACAGTAAAGCTGACCAAAGCGGGGCAGAACGATATTGCGGCCACGGCCGTGGGTTTTATGAGTTCCACCCAGCTTACCTGTACACTCCCGATAACCGGCGCGGTGCCGGGGCAATGGAATGTAGTCGTTACTAATCCCGACGGACAAAGCGGCACATTAACCAACGGTTTTATGGTCAATGCGCCCTATCCGACTGTCACGTCCATTGATCCCGGCTTAGGCACAAACAACGCTTCTCTAAGTATAACCAACCTGGCGGGTACAGGGTTTTACATCGGCGCATCGGTTAAGCTGACTCAAACCGGCCAGGCTGATATAACCGCCGCGAATATTGTTGTCGTAAACGACACGAAAATAACCTGTGACCTGCCGCTGAACGGGGCGGCAATAGGCCAGTGGAATGTGATTGTAGCAAACGCGGACACCAGAAGCGGCGCGTTAAATAATGGGTTCTTTGTTAAAGCCGTGCCGCCTACTATAACCTCAATTGCGCCCGCACAAGGGCCGAACACCGGAGTGGTGAGCATAACCAATCTGGCGGGAACGAGTTTCCTTACCGGCGCGGCGGTGAAGCTGACTAAAACCGGGCAAAGCGATATACCGGGCACAAGCGTGAACGTAAATGCGATAACTTCGGCGACCATAACATGCACATTTGATCTGACAGGCGCTGCCACCGGACAGTGGAATGTAACAGTTACTAATCCGGATAATAATTTTGTAACGCTTAATAACGGGTTTACTGTGTCGTTGCCAGCGCCGGTGTTGTCGTCGGTTAATCCAACATCAGGTCTGAACACCGGTTCGGTTACCGGCGCGCAGTTGGGCGGTTCATATTTTATTTCAGGGGCGATAGTAAAGCTGACCAAAACGGGACAGAGCGATATCGCGGTCACGGGCGTGGTTTTTGTCGGCCCCGCCCAGCTTACCTGCACATTCCCCATCACCGGCGCGGTCCCCGGCTTATGGAATGTGGTCGTTACCAATTCCGACGGGCAGACCAACACATTGAGCAACAGTTTCATGGTCAATGCACCCTATCCGACTGTCGCGTCCATTGACCCGAGTTCCGGTACCAACACCGGTTCCCTCAATATATCCAATCTGGCGGGGACTAATTTCTACACTGGTGCCTCGGTGAAGCTGACTAAATCCGGACAGACCGATATAATTGCCACGAATGTGACGGTTGTAAGCGACACCAAAATCACCTGCACGCTGCTGTTGAACGGAGCGGCGATAGGACTATGGAATGTGGTTGTAACAAATGCCGACACCCGAAGCGGCACGCTATCCAACGGGTTTACCGTTAAAGCTGTGCCGCCTACTATGACTTCAATTGCGCCCGCGCAAGGGGTAAGCACCGGAACGGTCAGCATAACCAACCTGGCGGGGACGGGTTTCCTTTCCGGCGCGGTTGTGAAATTGAGTAAAACCGGACAGACGGATATTACGGCCACAAGCGTAAATGTGGTAACTGCGGCGAAAATAACGTGCATATTCGATTTGACCAATGCGGCCACCGGAACGTGGAATGTTACGGTGACAAATTTGGATAATAATTCCGCAACGCTTGCCGGCAGTTTCACCGTGCGGCTGCCAGCGCCAGCGGTTTCATCCGTAAATCCAGCGTCAGGCTTGAATTACACCCCGCTTTCAGGCGTGATTGTGAACGGATCATATTTCCTGTCCGGGGCAACGGTGAAACTGGCCAAAGCCGGGCAGAGCGATATTGCGGCCACGGATGTTGTTTTTGTGAATTCCACACAGCTTACCTGCACATTGCCGCTAACCATCAGCATGGTTCCGGGGCAGTGGAATGTTGTGGTAACCAATACGGACGCTCAATCCGGCACACTTGGCAACGGTTTTAACGCAACGGTTGACGCAACTCCGCCTGCTGGCGTTCCGTCCACCCCGTCCGCCGGAGTGGTTTATACCTCCTCAACGATAATAACATTCAACTGGGACCAGGGAACCGCGACGGATCCCGAATCCGGGATTGCGGGCTATTATCTTCAGGTGGGGCATAATTCCGCCCTGCCCGCAAATATTTTTGATGGTTATGTCGGAAATGTGTTTTCCAAAACATTCACAGGCGAGGGCGCGTATTACGCCAGGGTGCGGGCCAAAAACCCATATGATCTCTACGGCAATTATTCACCGTGGAGCGCAGGCGCTTTTATAGATACCACTCCGCCGTCAGCCCCCGTTGTTGAATCGCCGACGAACCCGTCAAGCGCCGTCACTTATATTTCGGCGGCTGTAACCTTTAATTTGTCAGCCCAGGACACATCGGGAATAGCCGGCTACTATTACAAAATTGACCAGTTAACCGGCACTATGCCCGATAATGTTTCCTGCGCGTATTTCACGGGGGCCGCAACAAGCACGGTATTGAGCGCCGGCGCATGGTACGCGCATTTTGTGGCTGTGGATATGGCGGGAAATATCGGCGTAAATGAGGGCCATTTCAACATACATATCGGCAGCGCTATAAATCCTTCGCAGGACAATGTCTTTCAGGCCGGAGACGGCGCTACGGTGGCTATTCCGGCAGGGACATTGAGCGCGGCGGCTGATATCTTAATATCCGTGCCTTCCTCCGTTCCACCCGCGCCACGGGACGCTACTTCTAAGGATACCGGTATATCCGAAGAGATAAAACTCTCTAATGCCGCGCTTACACTGCAAAAAAACATCACTATCTCGCTTCCATACACCTATTCACAGGTATCTACGGCAGACGAAGATTCGCTGAAACTGTCATATTACAACACCGCAAAAGTACGGTGGGAAATAATTTATGACTCAGTGGTTGATAAGATAAAAAAGACGGTGACGGCGGTGGTGAATCATCTGTCTTTGTTTAAAATAGTTGCGTACACGCCTCAAAACGGGGAGTTGGCGAGCGTCGGCAATTACCCGAATCCGTTTACGGCCGGCCGGGGCGGCACGACAAAAATCCATTACAGCCTGAAAGCGGATTCCAGTGTGGACATACGGATATATGACCTGCTGGGTAAGCCGGTGTGGCATAAAACTTTGCCAAGCGGCGCTGTGGGCGGGAGCATCGGAGTAAATGACGTCGCCTGGGACGGAAAAAACGACAAGGGCGCTTATGTGGGCGCCGGAGCCTATATCTGTATTGTCAAAGCCGGGTCGGAAAAGAAAACGATCAAGGTAGCGGTTAAGTAG
- a CDS encoding PorV/PorQ family protein yields the protein MNINCFRKYLVFAVILFALMGRLCADTGSGGLPGYYLDEGGGARPLAMGGAFTAVADDASAIYWNAAGLGRLKRKEFQLTHIQLFDSTRYDFASYAHPFSKLVLGLAAGQLYSGGIAKTDQLNNPVGTFADQYNTVYAGAGMELLPDTVYFGFAAKRVSRAMDGFNGTGYGLDAGLLAKLPEDEYPFGFSAGINVQNLVAPKIQREVLTDEFPLNAKAGVAFVFFDHSLTLAGDVEKKTGGIYQPHAGVEYSLSHSVAFRAGYDKPNPTFGFGMKFGDCNLDYALLSNPEKELGLSHRFSVGFKFGRNTDLDARVSQLLLNGGAYLQDKQWQNAEGTFQKALELDKNNTAAKEDLIQTYLAWADSLVAGEKPDRREALNICGKALKLDPENKLVLAKMTGLNLIAVADFTAKNVSQSDASIVADFLRTEMVGTGLFNVMDRNNMDAVLAEQKFQNSGCTDQECVAQMGKLLNVQRMAVGSLSKLLDIYYITVNLIDVETGKILASYDQKAASAGELKDACQKIVEKMSRN from the coding sequence ATGAATATAAATTGTTTTAGGAAATACCTGGTTTTTGCGGTTATTCTGTTTGCGCTAATGGGCCGCCTGTGCGCCGATACCGGCAGCGGCGGATTGCCTGGGTATTATCTGGACGAAGGCGGGGGGGCGCGGCCGCTTGCCATGGGCGGGGCGTTTACGGCCGTGGCGGACGACGCCTCGGCGATATACTGGAATGCCGCCGGGCTTGGCCGGTTAAAGCGCAAAGAGTTCCAGCTTACGCATATCCAGTTATTTGACTCGACCAGATACGACTTTGCCAGTTATGCGCATCCGTTTTCAAAGCTGGTTCTCGGCCTTGCCGCCGGACAATTGTATTCCGGGGGGATCGCTAAAACCGACCAGTTGAACAACCCCGTCGGCACGTTCGCCGACCAGTATAATACCGTTTACGCCGGGGCCGGAATGGAACTGTTACCGGACACGGTGTATTTCGGCTTTGCCGCTAAGCGCGTAAGCAGGGCTATGGACGGCTTCAACGGGACCGGCTACGGGCTGGACGCGGGACTGCTGGCTAAACTGCCCGAAGACGAATATCCGTTCGGGTTCAGCGCCGGCATTAATGTGCAGAATCTGGTCGCGCCCAAAATACAACGGGAGGTGTTAACCGACGAATTTCCGCTGAACGCGAAGGCCGGCGTCGCCTTCGTTTTTTTTGACCATTCTCTGACGCTTGCTGGCGATGTGGAAAAAAAGACCGGAGGCATATACCAGCCGCACGCCGGGGTGGAATACAGCCTTTCCCATTCAGTGGCGTTCAGGGCCGGTTACGACAAGCCCAATCCGACCTTCGGTTTCGGCATGAAATTCGGTGACTGCAACCTGGACTACGCCTTGTTAAGCAACCCGGAGAAGGAACTGGGCCTGAGCCACAGATTCTCGGTGGGATTCAAATTTGGTAGAAATACTGATCTGGATGCGCGGGTCAGCCAACTTCTGTTGAATGGCGGGGCGTATTTACAGGACAAGCAATGGCAGAATGCGGAAGGGACTTTCCAGAAAGCGCTTGAACTGGACAAGAACAACACTGCCGCTAAGGAAGACCTTATCCAGACCTATCTGGCCTGGGCTGACAGCCTTGTCGCCGGGGAAAAGCCGGACAGGCGGGAAGCTTTGAATATATGCGGAAAAGCCCTGAAACTTGACCCTGAAAACAAACTGGTCCTGGCAAAAATGACCGGGTTGAACCTGATCGCGGTCGCGGATTTCACCGCCAAGAACGTGTCGCAGTCCGATGCGTCCATAGTGGCGGATTTTCTGCGCACGGAGATGGTAGGCACAGGCTTGTTCAATGTGATGGACAGGAACAACATGGACGCCGTGCTTGCCGAGCAGAAGTTCCAGAATAGCGGCTGCACCGATCAGGAATGCGTAGCGCAGATGGGGAAACTTCTTAATGTTCAGCGGATGGCGGTCGGTTCTCTGTCTAAATTGCTGGATATTTATTACATTACGGTGAATTTAATTGACGTGGAAACCGGCAAAATACTTGCGTCTTATGACCAGAAAGCCGCCTCAGCCGGCGAATTAAAGGACGCATGCCAAAAAATAGTGGAAAAAATGTCCCGGAATTGA